The Struthio camelus isolate bStrCam1 chromosome 5, bStrCam1.hap1, whole genome shotgun sequence genome has a segment encoding these proteins:
- the BEST1 gene encoding bestrophin-1, whose translation MTVTYTNRVADARLGTFSQLLLQWKGSIYKLLYSEFLIFITLYFTISLVYRLILSESQRLMFEKLALYCNNYAELIPVSFVLGFYVALVVSRWWAQYESIPWPDRIMNLVSCNVDGEDEYGRLLRRTLMRYSNLCSVLILRSVSTAVYKRFPSMEHVVRAGLMTPEEHKKFESLNSPHNKFWIPCVWFSNLAVKARNEGRIRDSVLLQGILNELNTLRSQCGRLYGYDWISIPLVYTQVVTVAVYSFFLACLIGRQFLDPEKAYPGHELDLFVPVFTFLQFFFYAGWLKVAEQLINPFGEDDDDFETNWLIDRNLQVSLMAVDEMHQDLPILEKDLYWNESDPQPPYTAATAEYKRPSFLGSTFDISMQKEEMEFQPLEQIKENEEANHSTPLLGHLGRLLGVQSPSFSRSSSRMNLLRRRGDPTSPFSHYTYQDMVKSGSPCSINQPKGDPSTQEQWDSEDGKLREFDAFISTPFYERPGFYSAPQTPISSIPMIFPSRRQGRKKPPALSSIAACSASLRDVIANSPSKMSDTYKSQSSLGSGVKETFVWPTAERGKAPDSLVVTVEEEENSNSKSREAATTGSPGAHSTASESPKFPFPAESPEHEKQGSFKSLKSLKGCHPPWLTLDNTAAVTPNSDHSSAFHTPSNKTPGGSASLCFSFTPVTSPVLERSHMGHTGPDAHSLTSEDTASAPDQRPAEVSGTARDAGNGSTNIHPTKGPKRAENPSPNDSGISLAEGDYVGLMEVIMEASEGTCEEQIEQYS comes from the exons ATGACAGTGACATATACCAACCGTGTGGCTGACGCTCGCCTAGGCACCTTCTCACAGCTCCTGCTCCAATGGAAAGGAAGCATCTACAAACTCCTCTACTCTGAGTTCCTTATCTTCATCACTCTCTACTTCACCATCAGTCTTGTCTACAG GCTGATCCTGAGTGAGAGCCAAAGACTGATGTTTGAGAAGCTGGCGCTCTACTGCAACAACTATGCTGAGCTGATACCTGTGTCCTTTGTGCTGG GTTTCTACGTGGCTCTGGTGGTGTCCCGCTGGTGGGCTCAGTACGAGAGCATCCCATGGCCTGACCGTATCATGAACCTGGTCTCCTGCAATGTGGATGGGGAGGATGAGTACGGGCGGCTCCTACGTCGCACCCTCATGCGCTACAGCAACCTCTGCAGCGTGCTGATCTTGCGCTCAGTCAGCACTGCTGTCTACAAGCGTTTCCCCAGCATGGAGCACGTCGTGAGAGCAG GCCTCATGACACCAGAAGAACACAAGAAGTTTGAGAGCTTGAATTCCCCCCACAACAAGTTTTGGATCCCGTGTGTGTGGTTTTCCAATCTGGCCGTGAAGGCACGGAATGAGGGGAGGATCCGGGACAGCGTGCTGCTGCAGGGCATCCTGAAT GAGCTCAACACCTTGCGCAGCCAGTGCGGGCGGTTGTACGGGTACGACTGGATCAGCATCCCCCTGGTCTACACTCAG GTGGTGACCGTGGCTGTTTACAGCTTCTTCCTGGCATGTCTGATCGGGCGGCAGTTCCTGGACCCGGAAAAGGCATATCCTGGCCATGAACTAGATCTCTTCGTGCCTGTGTTTACATTTTTGCAGTTCTTCTTCTATGCTGGCTGGCTAAAG GTGGCTGAACAGCTCATCAACCCCTTTGGGGAGGACGATGACGACTTTGAAACCAACTGGCTCATCGACAGGAACCTGCAG GTCTCCCTCATGGCAGTGGATGAGATGCATCAGGATTTGCCCATTCTGGAGAAGGACCTGTATTGGAACGAGTCTGACCCCCAGCCACCCTACACCGCAGCCACCGCTGAGTACAAGCGCCCATCGTTCCTCGGCTCAACCTTTGACATCAG CATGCAGAAAGAAGAGATGGAGTTCCAGCCCCTGGAGCAAATTAAAGAGAATGAGGAGGCAAACCACTCCACACCGTTACTGGGACACCTGGGCCGTCTCCTGGGTGTCCAGTCACCCAGCTTCTCTAGGTCCTCTTCCCGGATGAACTTGCTGCGCAGGCGAGGAGACCCCACATCCCCCTTCTCCCATTACACATACCAAGACATGGTCAAGTCTGGAAGCCCTTGCAGCATCAACCAGCCAAAGGGAGACCCCAGCACACAGGAGCAGTGGGACAGCGAGGATGGAAAACTGAGGGAGTTCGATGCCTTTATATCAACACCATTTTATGAGAGACCTGGTTTCTACAGCGCCCCACAGACACCAATCAGCTCCATCCCCATGATCTTCCCTTCTAGACGCCAAGGCCGCAAGAAGCCCCCTGCGCTCTCCAGCATCGCTGCGTGTTCCGCTTCTCTTCGAGATGTCATTGCCAACTCACCTTCCAAGATGAGCGATACATACAAGAGCCAGAGCTCCCTTGGCTCAGGTGTAAAGGAAACATTTGTTTGGCCAACAGCAGAACGGGGCAAAGCCCCTGACTCCCTAGTGGTAACGGTAGAGGAAGAAGAGAACTCCaacagtaaaagcagagaagctgccACCACAGGAAGCCCAGGAGCTCACTCCACAGCATCAGAGAGCCCTAAATTCCCCTTCCCTGCAGAATCCCCAGAGCACGAGAAGCAGGGTAGCTTCAAGAGTCTGAAGAGCTTAAAAGGCTGCCACCCACCCTGGCTAACCTTGGACAACACAGCAGCTGTCACCCCCAACTCTGACCATTCAAGTGCCTTTCACACCCCCAGTAACAAAACCCCTGGAGGCAgtgcctccctctgcttttcattCACTCCTGTCACTTCTCCAGTGCTGGAGAGGTCCCACATGGGGCACACAGGCCCCGATGCTCATAGCCTAACTTCAGAAGACACAGCCAGTGCTCCAGACCAACGTCCTGCAGAGGTTTCCGGGACTGCAAGAGATGCCGGAAATGGAAGTACTAACATTCACCCTACAAAAGGGCCAAAAAGAGCAGAGAACCCTTCCCCCAATGACTCTGGCATCTCTCTAGCTGAGGGTGACTATGTGGGGCTGATGGAGGTGATCATGGAAGCCAGTGAAGGCACATGTGAAGAGCAGATAGAACAGTACAGCTAG